The Bacteroidota bacterium genome segment ATCAGTTCATACAAACTTCTTAATTTTTCACGAGTAGCAATTTCTTTCCAGTTTTCTCCTAAGGCATTTTCCCAAAGAGGTTCTAAACTTAATGCCACATCTATCATTGTATCAAAATCCTTATCAGAAAGTCCTTTACATATTCCCTGGGGAATTTCTACATTATGTTTCTCAACCATCTGCTTGAATTCTTTCACTCCTTCGGGGTAAAATTCTTCCAACTGATCGAAAACAATGCAATTTCCCACTCCGTGGTGAGTTCCCAGCAAGAAACCAAGACCATATGACATAGCATGAGCCACACCTACCTGAGAATAAGCTATAGACATTCCTCCGTGGAAAGATGCCATCATCAACATATCCTGAGATTCATCGTCAAATTCATCTTTTTCAAGGAAAACTGTACGACAGAGATCCATCGACTTCTCGCCATATGATTTACTGAAAGCATTTATATAATTACCTGTTAGTGATTCAACATTGTGGATATAACAATCCATACCTGTGTAAAACCATTGATTTTTTTCAACACCCTGAATCAATTCCGGATCCAGTACCACCTGATCGAATGGTGTGTGATCCGAATTCATACCGAGTTTTCTTGTTGGCCCCGTCAGTACTGTGGTTCTGGAAACTTCAGCTCCTGTTCCCGAAACGGTAGGTACACCAACATGATAAACACCCGGATTTTTTACTAAATCCCAGCCCTGATAATCT includes the following:
- a CDS encoding iron-containing alcohol dehydrogenase family protein, giving the protein MTDYRNFPMVPRVIFGRGSFSQIGEIVEGKRTSNTSPFIYLVDDVFENNESFVSRIPLKFNDKIIFVNVDDEPKTKTTDKLRDDIKAAYSELPSGVIGIGGGSVLDYAKAVALMLTNPGSSADYQGWDLVKNPGVYHVGVPTVSGTGAEVSRTTVLTGPTRKLGMNSDHTPFDQVVLDPELIQGVEKNQWFYTGMDCYIHNVESLTGNYINAFSKSYGEKSMDLCRTVFLEKDEFDDESQDMLMMASFHGGMSIAYSQVGVAHAMSYGLGFLLGTHHGVGNCIVFDQLEEFYPEGVKEFKQMVEKHNVEIPQGICKGLSDKDFDTMIDVALSLEPLWENALGENWKEIATREKLRSLYELM